The Culex quinquefasciatus strain JHB chromosome 2, VPISU_Cqui_1.0_pri_paternal, whole genome shotgun sequence genome contains the following window.
GTTTTCGACTGTTTTGATAACTGACCAAAAACCAGTTATCGAATCAAACCTTgctctttttttacttttgggtAGATTTATTATGCGATGCTCGACGAATTACCTGCACTGACAACGGCGGCCAAACAGGCGACACCAAGAACTGCACCCAGATTCTTCATGATTTTAGGACTGAAGATTTGCGTATTATTCCTGACTACTTCTTTTAAAAACTAAACACACTCTTGAAACTCCACGAGGTCCACGATCTTCACTCGGCGACGGTCGGTGAATTAATGCGGTGCGAATTTTCGTACATTTAAACTTTATACATTGAACGGGTGGACGGGGAACTGGATGGCGGATTCGCGCGAGAGGAGAGTTGAATGCGCACAGCACGAGAGACGATATACGAAGCCAAGAAGCGACGAACCTGTCGAAACGGGCAGGCGCCTTCGCAGGTCGGATGGGCTCACGAATGAACTGATCGAGCGAGCAACCCCGTCGATTGTTCAAGATGTTTTGATTTCGAATACCTTTCATGAAGAATTTTGTTTTATGGCTGCAGGAGTTGATTACCACTCTTCATTTTTCAGTGGACAGCTAAGCACAGGTTAAGTTTATATTCTTTGGAAATGAGAATTTAATTTTGGCAgctattcaaacatttttttttgtaatgataTGAAAATTTCGAATCTTTGGAAGTAAttttttcttatcgatttggcgtcttattaaaaataagacagcaaaaaaagtttatttttcgtgattcgattgtccaaagtgaaatttttcttaAGCCTGCAAAAATTAAATCTGGACAGAATAATTTTTCCTGCTTTTTTATCTTTTGATAACTGACATTTGAAATCCCCTATGATGATGGCGTTGGCGTTTTCTAATTCAAGTTAGAGTTttgttctgcattttttttataagtctATCTGGCTTATGTATTTTTATATCGTCATTTTGTACGCGACCTGGGATGATATTAACACTGCCCATCCGCCGGCGATCATAATCAACAGACAGAATTCTTCTTCTACTTTTGATTCTTCGTTGGATGAATACCGTTGGTAAATGACACAGTATAATATTTCttgttaaaaatattgtatttttgtttattcttaacagtaaaaataaaatcattttattcgTGTATGTCTTAGTTCAACAGTTACTCTTGAAGAAATAATTTTTACTGTGCATTGTTGTCCAACAAGGGCAGCTAATTTAACCCCGCGGACAATACTTTAAGAGCATCGCGTAGACTTTATGGGGATCGGCCATTGTGCGTCCGTCCATCTTGGACCTGTTGACTTCAGCTGGAAAGTCCAAGTTGACCGTCGCCTGACGTGATGCCCGCTGTTTGCGGACATAATTTGCATAAAACTGGTTCTTTTCTCCAAAACAAAGCTTCGCCGAGCCAAGCTCGATATCGCGATATTCGATCCGGTTCGAACAgacaaaaaatatcatccatttTTGGCGCTCTCACGCGATATCTTACTGTTGTTTTTTCTCCACAAAAATTTAGAGCTTCTGCAGGCAGCCTCCATAACTGTTCTATCATCAGCTTTAGCTTTAGCACGAGCAGAGCCAGATCTCGCTCACACACATGCAATTATTCACGAAATTATTGCACCTAATCAGTGAAGCTGCGAGATCTACGCGCGAAGAAGAGGCTGTTGAGACCCCAATTCCCCCCAGAGACTCTGCCGCCCGACGGATCTCTCACATCACGTCTGTCCGTCCAGGACCGTTTTTCAATTTCCGCACTGGCTTGAGTCTTGGGTTGATGATCACGGTTTGGTTGTTGGGTTGGAAGAACTGGCTGGTCGGTGGGGAATTCATGCAGTCGGTCATGGCCTTCGGCTGGCCATTTGTGGATGAATTGCAagtattttttgcgaaattacACTTGTATACAAGGGTTATGTAACTGATCTACTGTTTCAAGGGGATACTGGAAAAGATTTATGATAGTAAATGAAATTATTATGACTCAATGATTTTTAGTCATTAGCATTTAATTGCCCACCtcgttttttaatttccatGGAGTTTATGTAAAAAGTATTAGTTTCcttgaaaattaagaaatagAAATATTACAGCAGAATACCAAGTTACatggaaacattaaaaaatacgcCAGATTTTTTGGATTGATATGAAATCTCAACATAAAGTCCTTTTTGagtaaatgttaaaatttgatgcTTGAAATTCAATAATGCTAACTTATGCAAGAAAAAGGAAAACTATCCGAATTAATGTACTCATTACATGAATGAACTCATTACAGAAAACGTCTGTAATGTATCTGACAGCTGAAAACTCATTTAAATTAATATTCGAGAGCTTCTAAAAGCTAATTAGTTTCAAGTTAAtacaaataaattgattttttttataatataaaaCTTTTGCTTTCGTTTATAATATAACAACttttataaatatgccaaaaaaacccaaaaaaaatgaagctACATGCTTAAtacattaaagcaaaaaataatccatgtgtaaacaaaaaacaaactcgacattaaatgtttgcatttggttttaaagtttgatggttttttttcagaaaattacagTACTCATCTCACGGGAACTCACGACACAATTTGAAGAATCGAAACACAACACAACTGTAGAGAAGTTGGTTGGCTGGTGGAATCCCCACAGCGAGTTGATCACCTTGCTTCCTCGACGGTTACCCGATGAAAGAGCCCGACCGCTGACTCTGTCCCGCCAACTGTCAGATCCGTTGGGCTGCGTCCGTACGCTGCAACTCGGAGGCTGCGTCTGGTACGCAACCAGACCGAGGGGGCTATTCGGGCCCACACAACAACCAGGTCTTTCCTCTCCTTCTTCAGTGGTTGGCCGTGTTGGTTCAGCCCGGCCTTGACCGGGTTAATCGTCTTACTTTGTCCGTACTGGTCCTGAAGCTCATAGAGGCGCATTGAGGACGCAAACAACGGGTCCAACAAGTGTCTGGAGACCGTCGTACGCTCCGGAACCTGACAGTAGCTGAACGGCAACAGCTTCTTTTGCCGCTCTAGCTTCCTCAGCTTCTTCGCGTTGCTCAATAATTCGTAGAGCTCGGCCaccgaaatattcaaaattccgtATCGGGACCCGTATCCGTCACGGGATCCGTAACCGTCCCGCTGGAACCGGCGCCGAGGCGGAGCCTCTCGATCGGAGTCGTCTAAAGCCGAACTcactgaaaaaaagaaagaaaaattagtaaacattttttatgataaatttttgaaaacagatcgtggaaaaataaataattaatactTACTTTTAGCAAAATCTCGATCTTTTGTAAAAGTTGGCGACGATTTTTTCGGTGGACTGCACTCGGTGGTGGTTGGAACGAAAAGAATTAGTTTGGTTTggttattgtacgatcagtttctagctggaaacgaccggcggctcaacgaccgacgaaataggcggcgggtcaGATGCGGgcattaaaaaatgtcaaaatctgttcccccctcacttcgtctcaccatccagctgcagctttgttgacaaacaaacggagcacgcggtcgcatgatggtggcatcgagccagaattaggggtgatcatgtgattaaaaatgaaagttttttcaagaaaaataatatttttccgaccgaataaaaaaattgcgagcatgttaaaacaattattcctgatgtcggagaagtgataggaaagcaaaattttaatccataattttcctataaattgattttttttcacaccaactgggaacccctagatctatccacgaccgtttccagtaaccgtgagaagatgccagaaaatccagctacgagctaaatccataATACCCACTAACGATCCGTTaagaatttctgcagcttctgcagaattctgcagccagcataagtaacatttttgcagcacgttcccgaacttttcagctcgctctcttcatctctctcttttgcagaagttctgcaaggagagaagcggcaaattttttgcctgggtagcgcgttccagtactttttttttgcaatattgtacacagttgagtggatttactcaaattgggtattattttttgaaattatttcaaaatattaaaaaaaaatggttgacaaAGAAAGtaattgaaaaaagtacaccacaacacaacacaacacaacacaacacaacacaaaacaacacaacacaacacaacacaacacaacacaacacaacacaacacaacacaacacaacacaacacaacacaacacaacacaacacaacacaacacaacacaacacaacacaacacaacacaacacaacacaacacaacacaacacaacacaacacaacacaacacaacacaacacaacacaacacaacacaacacaacacaacacaacacaacacaacacaacacaacacaacacaacacaacacaacacaacacaacacaacacaacacaacacaacacaacacaacacaacacaacacaacacaacacaacacaacacaacacaacacaacacaacacaacacaacacaacacaacacaacacaacacaacacaacacaacacaacacaacacaacacaacacaacacaacacaacacaacacaacacaacacaacacaacacaacacaacacaacacaacacaacacaacacaacacaacacaacacaacacaacacaacacaacacaacacaacacaacacaacacaacacaacacaacacaacacaacacaacacaacacaacacaacacaacacaacacaacacaacacaacacaacacaacacaacacaacacaacacaacacaacacaacacaacacaacacaacacaacacaacacaacacaacacaacacaacacaacacaacacaacacaacacaacacaacacaacacaacacaacacaacacaacacaacacaacacaacacaacacaacacaacacaacacaacacaacacaacacaacacaacacaacacaacacaacacaacacaacacaacacaacacaacacaacacaacacaacacaacacaacacaacacaacacaacacaacacaacacaacacaacacaacacaacacaacacaacacaacacaacacaacacaacacaacacaacacaacacaacacaacacaacacaacacaacacaacacaacacaacacaacacaacacaacacaacacaacacaacacaacacaacacaacacaacacaacacaacacaacacaacacaacacaacacaacacaacacaacacaacacaacacaacacaacacaacacaacacaacacaacacaacacaacacaacacaacacaacacaacacaacacaacacaacacaacacaacacaacacaacacaacacaacacaacacaacacaacacaacacaacacaacacaacacaacacaacacaacacaacacaacacaacacaacacaacacaacacaacacaacacaacacaacacaacacaacacaacacaacacaacacaacacaacacaacacaacacaacacaacacaacacaacacaacacaacacaacacaacacaacacaacacaacacaacacaacacaacacaacacaacacaacacaacacaacacaacacaacacaacacaacacaacacaacacaacacaacacaacacaacacaacacaacacaacacaacacaacacaacacaacacaacacaacacaacacaacacaacacaacacaacacaacacaacacaacacaacacaacacaacacaacacaacacaacacaacacaacacaacacaacacaacacaacacaacacaacacaacacaacacaacacaacacaacacaacacaacacaacacaacacaacacaacacaacacaacacaacacaacacaacacaacacaacacaacacaacacaacacaacacaacacaacacaacacaacaacacacaacacaacacaacacaacacaacacaacacaacacaacacaacacaacacaacacaacacaacacaacacaacacaacacaacacaacacaacacaacacaacacaacacaacacaacacaacacaacacaacacaacacaacacaacacaacacaacacaacacaacacaacacaacacaacacaacacaacacaacacaacacaacacaacacaacacaacacaacacaacacaacacaacacaacacaacacaacacaacacaacacaacacaacacaacacaacacaacacaacacaacacaacacaacacaacacaacacaacacaacacaacacaacacaacacaacacaacacaacacaacacaacacaacacaacacaacacaacacaacacaacacaacacaacacaacacaacacaacacaacacaacacaacacaacacaacacaacacaacacaacacaacacaacacaacacaacacaacacaacacaacacaacacaacacaacacaacacaacacaacacaacacaacacaacacaacacaacacaacacaagaattttcatttattatttatttatgttttataaAAGATTGCTTATTTAAAAAACCAAGGGTAAATCGATTTACCGTCATCTTATTCACCTTTAATTTAGAAGAAATTTCGCACACCAAACCTTTCCGCAATTTTGCGCACATGTGCGATCGCTCTCccatatttaaaaatctatcaCAATCAATCAAATCCCCTTGCTGCTGCCGACAGAGAGAAAGCGGCACCGCACAAAGATCTGCTCTGCGGCGCCAAATTTTGGACTAATGAAATAAATTGTTATAATAAAGTAAAACCCACATGATCCGAGCTGTTTCGCTCGCAAATTTGCAGGTATCGATGGCTAATAGAGGATGAGGGGATGAGTTTTGGATCAAAATTGCTCCAGAAAGTAAAACAAATCGTGCTAATTAGTGGAAGAGTAATTGTTTCCTTTTTTCTTTCGTTTTCTTTACCTTTTGCCAGTTTTTGGCGGATTTAAACCGGGTGATGAAAGTTTGCACTTGAAAATGTGaacgaaattgaaaacaaaattaatggTCGGCTGTTTTTGTTTCACTTTCGGTGCTTTTGGCTGGACGGTGGCTATCGCTGTTTTGAGTGTTAAAGGTTAAACTGATTAATGATTTTAGGATGGCACACAAGAAAAATAGAACTTTCAGCGTTTAATTAATAGGAATtgcttaattaatttaattttactgtGTTATTTCTTATACTTTCaggcaaacatatttttttgcagtCAATCGTAGCTAGTTCGTCATTTGAGAGGGTTCTTCCAAagtaaacatgaaattttacctATTATTCCTTTTTACGACAATTTTGATTAGTTTGTGTGAATCACATGATTCGACTCTTCTTAaggttttggtaaaattaaattaaactaaacATTGTGTTAAACCTCAAAATAACCTCCGATTTTCGCAGAATCGCATCCGGCGTGCTGAGCAGATTAACAACCAAAAACCGGTCAACTATGGATTTCCGGTGTTTGGGACCCCATCCTGGCCCACTTTTAACACCGGTGGAGGATGgtcacagcagcagcaaccggGTGGGTCTTTCGGCAACGGTGCTGGCCTAAATCTTCAGGGTAGGTTCGATTTCGGCGGAATCCCATCCGGCGGCAAGGGCAACCAGGTGAGCGCCGGGTCCACGTGCACGTACTCCAAGGATGGCAAGCAAAAGTGTCACCAGTGGGAGGACAAGAAGGGGCATTAGGTGAACAAGTATTCACGACTTTTACGTTGTAATCATGATTAAAATACATACTACAAAGAgttatacaaaaacaaaaataaatcttttatataataggaaaattttgagaaaaaaatccaataacatgaaaaaaatcttaaattcaatttttagattaagtaaaacaaacaatatagttaaatttcatgggaacaattctggagtttgttttgaaaaggtccaataaaccaaattttcagtttttgctttttgagtgtttttaaaaccgccttcaGTCAAACTCTAGAATTAAATTGTTTCCCCTCAAGataccagaaaaaaaacagaaatggaTATCTATTTCATTGGTAATAACTGTTATaactacccgggcagacggtaataacaaaattcatgcaatttcaataacaaatactgttaaaataacagaaagtgttatggaatcttcttgaaaaatccatttttacataagggtttaataacagtttatgttattataacaaaatttgttattggtctgatattggttgaaagccaaatcaGCTTtggaaaataacatattttgttatggAAGTACTCCAAaggttattgggatgatcggattagttgttaaaataacaaaaaataataacaaagatttattcgaataataactaaaaatgttattagtcagttattacaataacaatccaatgacaaaaaaatcataacgacgaataacaaatcttgttataaataacataaaatgttattggtctagtacaggcctgcccaacgtccggcccgtgaagccatttcatccggcccgcgatggctttctaaaatatttctatgatcggcccttaaggctgttcatgaagtattaaataaattaaattattgtctgaattaaaaaaataagcttgagatcaaattttaacatattgcattcttcatgtttgaatttaatgcttataatttttatattgatattatttaactgaaaaaaatgttcaggaaaacaaaaatgttcatttcgtaaaattgttaaatttatgaaaaaacttctattgttatcttaaaatttacaaaaaaaaagactaaATGTTATTCTTTTCAGTTTTGACTGTGTTTacttcaatttgaagtttttttttcctattttctttttttttaaataaataagtaagcaaatataatgtatttttccagaacaacttttcagtgataaagttttttttaaagaagcctaaaaatcaaattattcatactgaaaatagatcggtggaaatatttttaaaatatttaaaaatgtatcaaaaacatGCAACgattattgaaatttgaatgtttttttttttttataaaaaaaatatatcatttaATTGGAATCTTCAAAAACAAcactatacaattttaaacaagcaaaaattaaaataagtcaaataaacatttttttaaatcaaattattcatactgaaaatagatcgctggaaatatttttaaaatattgaaaaatgtatcaaaaacttcaaaaacttgcaatgatatttgaaattgtaatgtttttttatgaaaaaatatatcaaggtatttaattgcaatcgtcaaaaacaatatctttac
Protein-coding sequences here:
- the LOC119767456 gene encoding uncharacterized protein LOC119767456 isoform X1, whose amino-acid sequence is MKFYLLFLFTTILISLCESHDSTLLKVLNRIRRAEQINNQKPVNYGFPVFGTPSWPTFNTGGGWSQQQQPGGSFGNGAGLNLQGRFDFGGIPSGGKGNQVSAGSTCTYSKDGKQKCHQWEDKKGH
- the LOC119767456 gene encoding uncharacterized protein LOC119767456 isoform X2, producing MKFYLLFLFTTILISLCESHDSTLLKNRIRRAEQINNQKPVNYGFPVFGTPSWPTFNTGGGWSQQQQPGGSFGNGAGLNLQGRFDFGGIPSGGKGNQVSAGSTCTYSKDGKQKCHQWEDKKGH